A genomic segment from Spinacia oleracea cultivar Varoflay chromosome 3, BTI_SOV_V1, whole genome shotgun sequence encodes:
- the LOC110804356 gene encoding uncharacterized protein, producing the protein MYQGNYQLNSTNATQIHINLPIPEIEGFKQGPEPRTPIKQLEAKPHETLEQAMFKNRKKIQDILQMDPQTKDMFTISATIMSIHLDKKWHYNSCDACKKKIDETFYCTNCEVVVKYPKTRYLLTVDIDDGTACIPMALFDKEAEIVVGSPIHKLLELQKNDNGKDNVLDRLQHCVGKQFAFKVKQSTRSETTELICQKTFHIDYQLEKSYKELQGAEVEQNVAKKQLMDKASDTIQVETSLLDNATGSKPEVESDLLEKRLLLDKASDTTTGVETPLLDNATGTNTEVARHLLDNASKKDTRVERTARKRNRNEMETDKETTTTVNREN; encoded by the exons ATGTATCAAG GAAACTATCAGTTGAACTCTACAAATGCAACGCAGATACACATCAACCTGCCAATTCCAGAAATAGAAGGTTTCAAGCAAGG GCCTGAACCGAGAACACCTATTAAACAACTGGAGGCTAAACCACACGAGACACTAGAACAAGCCATGTTCAAGAACAGAAAAAAGATACAAGATATTCTGCAAATGGATCCACAAACAAAG GACATGTTCACCATCAGTGCCACAATCATGAGCATCCACCTTGACAAAAAGTGGCATTACAACTCTTGTGACGCATGTAAGAAAAAGATAGATGAAACATTCTACTGTACCAATTGCGAGGTGGTGGTCAAATACCCAAAAACAAG GTATCTTTTGACGGTTGATATAGATGATGGAACTGCATGTATCCCAATGGCATTGTTCGATAAGGAGGCTGAAATAGTCGTCGGAAGTCCGATACACAAACTTCTTGAACTACAGAAAAAT GACAATGGCAAAGATAACGTGTTAGATCGCCTACAACATTGTGTTGGGAAACAATTTGCATTTAAGGTGAAGCAGAGTACAAGAAGTGAAACAACAGAGCTCATCTGCCAAAAGACGTTCCACATAGATTACCAATTAGAAAAGTCTTACAAAGAACTACAAGGTGCAGAAGTG GAACAAAATGTAGCAAAAAAGCAACTCATGGATAAAGCCTCAGACACTATTCAAGTAGAAACATCACTCTTGGATAATGCCACAGGATCGAAGCCTGAAGTGGAAAGTGACCTGCTAGAAAAAAGGCTACTCCTGGATAAAGCCTCAGACACAACTACTGGAGTAGAAACACCACTCTTGGATAACGCCACAGGAACGAACACTGAAGTGGCAAGGCACCTGCTGGATAACGCCTCAAAAAAGGACACTAGAGTGGAAAGGACTGCAAGGAAGAGAAACAGAAATGAAAT GGAGACAGACAAAGAAACAACTACAACCGTCAACCGTGAAAACTAA
- the LOC110805306 gene encoding uncharacterized protein: MQGGLIQATMRKDLMKTYKDQIVEGNIHTINNFEVARNNKLHCPVKNDMLIRFTPFTTVFQEQENAATIPMNNFQIHPLDRLQERNNKSDYAIDVVGLLIGVEEKTWVNVGLQRTPIRRIQIEDQCNTKVVVTLWGAKADLIDTHITQD; encoded by the exons ATGCAGGGAGGGCTCATTCAAGCCACTATGAGGAAGGATTTGATGAAAACTTACAAGGATCAAATTGTGGAAGGAAATATACACACAATTAACAACTTTGAAGTGGCTAGAAACAACAAGCTTCATTGCCCGGTAAAAAATGACATGCTTATCAGATTCACCCCTTTTACAACTGTTTTTCAAGAACAAGAAAATGCAGCAACAATCCCGATGAACAACTTCCAGATACATCCATTAGATCGTTTGCAAGAGAGGAACAACAAAAGTGACTACGCCATAG ATGTAGTTGGCTTGCTAATTGGAGTTGAGGAGAAAACCTGGGTCAATGTTGGATTACAAAGAACCCCAATACGAAGGATTCAAATTGAAGATCAATG CAACACCAAGGTTGTGGTTACTTTGTGGGGAGCAAAAGCTGACTTGATAGACACTCACATAACACAGGATTAA